Sequence from the Catenuloplanes indicus genome:
GACCGACAGCGCCCGCCCGCCGACCTGCAGATCCGTCCGCAGCGTCTTGACGGTGTAGTAGGCCGGCATCAGGGTGTCCGCCGGTGGCAGGTCCGGCCAGGGCCGCTCCAGGAACGGTCGTAGGTCCACCTCCCGATGCGTCGTGATCGGGTATCGCGACACGGTGACCAGCTCGCCCGAGATCGCCACGTGCCAGCCGGGGAACTCCGTGCGCAGCCGGCCGTTGTCCGGTACCGGCAGCGGGCTCCAGTCCGGTTCCAGGTACAGGAACTCCTGCAACAGGTACACGTCGGCTCGCTGCGCGTGCAGGTGGGCGTAGAATGCGTCGGCGTCCGGCGGCGCTCCCGGGGACTGTTCCCAGTAGAACGTGTTCCACGAGTAGACCCGGATCGCGTCCGCCGGTACCGGGCCGGGCCGGTGCCACAGCGCCGAGGCGTAGACGCCGTTGCACGACCAGCCGAGCGCCAGCGCGCCGACCGCGAGCGCCACCCCGAACCACCGGCGTGCGGCAAGCCCGAGGACGGCCAATAGCAGTGGCACGCCGAGAAACGCGAGCGGTGGCAGCAGGTCGGGCAAATTCCACCAGTAGACCCGGCCGGACAGCAGCCGGTGGGCGGCCGTGAACACCAGCCACACCGCGGACAGGACGGGCACGGCGACAGCTGCCCGGCGCCGTAGCGTGACGGTCAGCATCACAACGTCCCCTGCGCGACCACGACCAGCAGCCCGGACAGGGCCGCCCACAGCGCCGTGTTCGCGACCAGCACCGGGTCCCGGACCAGCGTGTGCACCGGGTTGCCGCCCTTGTTCTGCACCAGGACCAGTTGCAGGTACCGAAACAGCGCGAACAGCGCCGGCGGGGCGAGCAGAATCAGGCCCAGCGTCCCGGAGCCGGTGTGCGGGGCCTCCTGATGCAGGTAGAGCAGGTACGAGGCCGCGGTGAGCGTGGCCGACAGCAGCATCAGCTGCTCGGTCAGCCCGACCGTGTATCCGCGCAGCGCCGGCCGGTGGGCGTGCCCGGTGCTGAGCAGTTCCTGCCGCCGTTTGCCGAGCGCGAGCAGCAGGCACAGGGTGAGCACGGAGGTGAACAGCCACCCGGCGACGTCCGTACCGGCCGCGAGGTGCCCCTGCAGCAGCCGGAGGATGAACCCGCCGGAGATCAGGAAGACATCCAGCAGCGGTACGTGTTTGAGGCCGAGCGAGTAGGCGACGTTCAGCAGCAGGTACGCGGCGACCGGCCACCCGGTCGCCGGAGTGAACCACAGCAGCGTCACCACCAGCAGCACCGACACCAGCAGCGCGAACCCGGCCGCGGCCGCCGGGGAGACGGCGCCGGACGCGATCGGCCGGTGCCGCCGTGCCGGGTTGGCCGCGTCCCGGTGGCGGTCGGCGAGGTCATTGAGCACATACACCAGCACCGAGCTGAGCGTGAACGCGGCGACGGCACAGACCAGCCCGGCCAGCGAGGGCAGGTTCCAGGCCAGCGGGTCCAGCAGCGGAACGGAGATGACCAGGATGTTCTTCGGCCACTGACCCGGTCTCGCCAGGCGCAGCAGACCGGGCAGCAGGACGGCGGGCGGGGCGGCCGCGAGCACGGTGGGGCGGCTCATCAGAAGAACGCCTTCGCCATGCGCAGCGCGCCCTGCGACCAGGCGTCCCGGCTGGTTCGCCCGGCCCTGCCGGTGTCCGCGCGGGTGCGCCACCAGTCGAACGTGCGCAGCAGCGCGTCCACGTTGGAGTAGGTGGGCGTGAACCCCAGCCGGCGAGCCGCCCGGTCGGTGCTGACGTAGGAATCGGCGAGCAGCTTGTGCAGCAGCCGGTCGTAGACCGGGGACAGGCCCAGCCGGCCCAGGCCGCGCAGGGCCAGCAGCGCGGGCCGGGCCGGGATCGGGACGACCCGCCTGCCGTGCCCGGCCGCGTCGAGCACGGCCTGGAAGTCCTCGCGGAGCGTGCCGAACTCGGTCGCCGCGATGTTGTAGGTGTCGTCCGCGACCTCCGGGTCGGCGCGCAGCACGGTCAGCACCGCCGCGGTGAGATCCTCGACGTGGCACATCTGGATCCGCACGTCGCCGCGGCCGAGGACCGGGAAGTGCCGGCCTTCCTCGGCCCACTCGAACAGCATCGCGAACAGCCCCATCCGGCCGGGCCCGAGAAACGTCTTCGGGCGCAGGATCGGTACGCACAGCCCTTCGGCGCGGGCCTTCTCGGCGATCTGTTCGGCCGCGGCCTTGGCCTCGCCGTAGGTGTCGATCGGGCTGCGCGGGAACTCCTCGGTGGTCGGCACGACGTCCGGCAGGCCGTAGACCGCGGTGGTGGAGATGTGCACGACCCTCCGGACCCGTGCGCCGATCGCGGCGCTGAGCACGCTCCGCGTACCCTCGATGATCGTTGATCTGATCTGTTCGGCCGGGTAGCTGGGGAGCGCGGACGCGCAGTGGACCACCGCGCCGGCGCCCCGGAGTGCGTCGGTCATCGCGGTCCGGTCGCGCACGTCGGCCACGGTCACGCCCGGTGCGGCGCGCAGGTCGACACCGCGGACCGCGAGTCCCTCGGCGGCGAGCCGGCGCATCACGAACCCGCCGAGCATGCCGGTCGCACCGGTCACCACGGTCACCATGCCGCACCGGCCTTCTCGCGTACGAACGCGGTCAGCAGCCGGGCCAGACCGACCTCCAGCGTGGCGTCCAGCGCGGTCAGGAACCGTTCCAGGTCGGCCGGCTCCGCCATCAGCGTCGGCGCGACCATCAGCGGGTTCTCGGCGTTCGGGCTGTAGTAGGTCATGATCCGGTGCTCGCGGTAGAGATGGGCGATGACCGACAGTGTGATCAGCTTGGTGCCGAACCGGGGGTCGTTGGTGAAGCCGGGCATCAGCTTCCCGGCCAGGTCGAGCAGCTTCGGGCCGCGGTTGAGGAAGACACCGTAGAGCGAGCCGACGCCGGCCACCCGGTCGACGACGTCCGGGTGTTGTTTGCGGATACGTTCCAGGCCGCTGCCGAGGATCTCCTCGATCCGCCGGGCCCGGCCGGGAAAGTCGTCCTCGACCACCACGTTGACCGCCTCGATCGCGGTCGCGGTCTCCTCGCCGAAGCCGTAGTAGGTGGTGCTGTGCAGGATCACGTCGGCGAGCCGGTCGTAGGCACGCCGGAACAGCCGCTCCCGCGCGGTGTAGCCGGAGATGGACGCCTTGCCGCCGCCGAGCGACTTGGAGTAGGTGAGGATGTCCGGCAGCAGCCCGTCGTGGCGCATGAAGTAGAACAGGCTGCCGGTCTTGCCCCAGCCGGTGTACACCTCGTCGAAGATGAGCACGATGTCCTCGTCGGTGCACATCCGGCGGATCTCGTAGAGCTGCTCCGCGGTCCAGCAGCGCAGGCTGGACGCGCTGTACGGCTCCAACATCAGCGCGTAGACGTCGCAGCCGCCGTCCGGCCGCCGGGTCGCCTCGATGCGTTCCCGGATCGAGGCGACGTCGCCGTAGTGGTACACGGCAGCGTGCGGCAGCCCGGGGAACCGGAAGTGGTTCTCGGCCGACCCGGTGAGGCTGCCCGCACCGAGCGTCTTGCCGTGGAAGCTGATGTCGGCGCGCAGGATCGTGTGCCGCTTCCCGCCGTGATACTTGTAGGCCATCTTGATCGCACCCTCGTTCGCCTCCGCGCCCGAGTTCGGGAAGTACGAGATCCGCAGATCGCCGGGCAGCAGCTCGGCGACGTTGTGCGACAGGGCGGCCAAGTACGGCGAGAAGAACGCCTTGTGCACCTCGAGACGCCGCTCCGCGGCGAACCGGGCTCGGGCGGCCATGATCCGCGGATGGTTGTGCCCGTGGTTGAGCACGCCGACCCCGCCGGACATGTCCAGCACCCGGCTGCCGTCGCGCATGTACACCCACGCTCCCTCGGCGTGCTCGACCAGGTCACGGCCGAACCCGAACGTGGTCATCAGCGACACCTGCGACTTGCTCACGTAGGCCCGGTAGAGCTCGTGAACCTCCTTCGTGGACAGTTGCTCGGCCTCTTCGATCCCGATCAACCTGGGCATCGCTCATCTCCTCGCCGGGTCCGCGGCAACCGCGGACCGTCTCCATCGGACGACTTCCACAACCGTCATCACCAGCCCGCCGAGCACGACCTCGCCGAGCGTCGTCACCAATCGGCTGGCCACCGCCACCGTCACCGCTGCCGGTAGCGGCAGCACCAGAGCGAGCGCGCCGGTCAGCGCCACCTCCCGCACCCCGATCCCGTCCGGCACCACGAACGCCAGCACCCCGAGCACGGTCGCGAGCGCGAACCCGCCCACGCACAACGGCAGCGCCGCGACCGGATCGGCGCCCATCGCCACCGCGAGCAGCCAGACGTGTACACCGCTGACCAGCCAGGACGCGATCTGCCAGCCGATCGACACCCGTACCACCTGGTCCGGCACGTCCGGCACCGGCCGCCGCAGCACGCGGAACGCGGCCGCGATCGGCCACTGCGGGCGAACGAGCGCCACCGCCACCGGTATCGCGGCCGGCACCAGCCACCACCCGCGGTCGCCGAGCGTCTGAACCGCTGCCAGCAGGCCCAGCGTCAGCCCGGTCAGGTGCGTCACCAGAGCACCGACCGCACCGGAGATGATCATCCGAGGCGCCGTCACACCGTTCGCGGTCGCGACCTTGACAGCGGCGAGCATGCCGGGCACCTTGCCGGGCACGTACTTCGCGAGGAAGCCGACGAAGAACACGCGCAGGACCTGAATCCAGCCGACCGGCGGGCCGAGCGCAAGCAGGATCACCCGCCACGACAGCATTCCCCACACCGGTCCGGCGACGGCCGCCCCGAGCGATGCCGTCAGCAGGCCCACGCTGTCGCGTGCCGCCAGTTCCCCGACGACCGACCAGTCCTGGCCGGCCAGCGCCCGCGCCAGCGCGATCACCACCACTGCGGAGAACACCCCGCCGGCGACCCACCAGAACGTTCTCATCGGGCCAGCACCCGTACCGCGCCGGGCAGCCCCGCGATCAGCCCGCACACCAGCGCCCCCTGCGCCAGCAGATGGATCCCGGATGCGGTGAGCATGAACCCCACACCACGCAGCCGGTACGCGAAGCGCAGGAACTCGTGATTGGCCAGCAGGATCACCCCGCACAGCAGGGGCAGCGCCGGCGGCAGGACCGGGACCAGCAGCGCGGCCGCAAGCGTGACCTGCGCGGACCGGTCGAGGTGCGCGAACCGGGCCGGAGACATCATCGCCACCCGTGCCCCGCGTGCCCCGTCCCGCTGCCGCAGCAGCGTGCGGGCCATCAGCGCGGGCTTCGTCCGGGCACGGGTGAACTGCTCGGCCAGCAGCGGCCCCAGCCGCTCCTCGTCGTCGTGGCGGGTCAGTACCCGGTCCGTGGCGATCAGCCGGTACCTGGCCGGCAGCCGCGTCCCGAACTCGTCGTCCTCGCCGTCGCGCAGCCGTTCGTCCAGCCCGCCGGCCTCCTCGAAGACCGAGCGGCGGATCAGGCTCGCGGCCAGCAGTGCCCCGGTCTCCCGCCCGACCGCCCGCCGGCGCCAGAAATGCTCGAACGCGACCCGGTACGCCTCCACCGGCCCGTCGTCGAACAACGGATACGGCTCATAGATGCCCTGCACCATGCCGACGTCATCGCCCAGCAACCGCACCGCGTTCGCGATCGCATCCGGCGCCGGAGCCGTATCCGAATCGACGAAGAACAACAACGGCGCGGTAGTGCACCGCACCCCCTCATTACGCGCCGCCGCCGGACCGCCGTTGACCGGCATCTCCACGAGCCGGCAATCGAACTCACGCGCGATGTCGGCCGAACCGTCCGTGCTGCAATCGTCGACCACCACGACCTCGACCGGACGGTACGACTGCCCGGCG
This genomic interval carries:
- a CDS encoding glycosyltransferase family 2 protein — encoded protein: MVEPVAVIVPNFNKAKTLRACLTAIAGQSYRPVEVVVVDDCSTDGSADIAREFDCRLVEMPVNGGPAAARNEGVRCTTAPLLFFVDSDTAPAPDAIANAVRLLGDDVGMVQGIYEPYPLFDDGPVEAYRVAFEHFWRRRAVGRETGALLAASLIRRSVFEEAGGLDERLRDGEDDEFGTRLPARYRLIATDRVLTRHDDEERLGPLLAEQFTRARTKPALMARTLLRQRDGARGARVAMMSPARFAHLDRSAQVTLAAALLVPVLPPALPLLCGVILLANHEFLRFAYRLRGVGFMLTASGIHLLAQGALVCGLIAGLPGAVRVLAR
- a CDS encoding UbiA prenyltransferase family protein; protein product: MSRPTVLAAAPPAVLLPGLLRLARPGQWPKNILVISVPLLDPLAWNLPSLAGLVCAVAAFTLSSVLVYVLNDLADRHRDAANPARRHRPIASGAVSPAAAAGFALLVSVLLVVTLLWFTPATGWPVAAYLLLNVAYSLGLKHVPLLDVFLISGGFILRLLQGHLAAGTDVAGWLFTSVLTLCLLLALGKRRQELLSTGHAHRPALRGYTVGLTEQLMLLSATLTAASYLLYLHQEAPHTGSGTLGLILLAPPALFALFRYLQLVLVQNKGGNPVHTLVRDPVLVANTALWAALSGLLVVVAQGTL
- a CDS encoding NAD-dependent epimerase/dehydratase family protein; amino-acid sequence: MVTVVTGATGMLGGFVMRRLAAEGLAVRGVDLRAAPGVTVADVRDRTAMTDALRGAGAVVHCASALPSYPAEQIRSTIIEGTRSVLSAAIGARVRRVVHISTTAVYGLPDVVPTTEEFPRSPIDTYGEAKAAAEQIAEKARAEGLCVPILRPKTFLGPGRMGLFAMLFEWAEEGRHFPVLGRGDVRIQMCHVEDLTAAVLTVLRADPEVADDTYNIAATEFGTLREDFQAVLDAAGHGRRVVPIPARPALLALRGLGRLGLSPVYDRLLHKLLADSYVSTDRAARRLGFTPTYSNVDALLRTFDWWRTRADTGRAGRTSRDAWSQGALRMAKAFF
- a CDS encoding lysylphosphatidylglycerol synthase domain-containing protein, encoding MRTFWWVAGGVFSAVVVIALARALAGQDWSVVGELAARDSVGLLTASLGAAVAGPVWGMLSWRVILLALGPPVGWIQVLRVFFVGFLAKYVPGKVPGMLAAVKVATANGVTAPRMIISGAVGALVTHLTGLTLGLLAAVQTLGDRGWWLVPAAIPVAVALVRPQWPIAAAFRVLRRPVPDVPDQVVRVSIGWQIASWLVSGVHVWLLAVAMGADPVAALPLCVGGFALATVLGVLAFVVPDGIGVREVALTGALALVLPLPAAVTVAVASRLVTTLGEVVLGGLVMTVVEVVRWRRSAVAADPARR
- a CDS encoding aspartate aminotransferase family protein; protein product: MPRLIGIEEAEQLSTKEVHELYRAYVSKSQVSLMTTFGFGRDLVEHAEGAWVYMRDGSRVLDMSGGVGVLNHGHNHPRIMAARARFAAERRLEVHKAFFSPYLAALSHNVAELLPGDLRISYFPNSGAEANEGAIKMAYKYHGGKRHTILRADISFHGKTLGAGSLTGSAENHFRFPGLPHAAVYHYGDVASIRERIEATRRPDGGCDVYALMLEPYSASSLRCWTAEQLYEIRRMCTDEDIVLIFDEVYTGWGKTGSLFYFMRHDGLLPDILTYSKSLGGGKASISGYTARERLFRRAYDRLADVILHSTTYYGFGEETATAIEAVNVVVEDDFPGRARRIEEILGSGLERIRKQHPDVVDRVAGVGSLYGVFLNRGPKLLDLAGKLMPGFTNDPRFGTKLITLSVIAHLYREHRIMTYYSPNAENPLMVAPTLMAEPADLERFLTALDATLEVGLARLLTAFVREKAGAAW
- a CDS encoding endonuclease/exonuclease/phosphatase family protein; this encodes MLTVTLRRRAAVAVPVLSAVWLVFTAAHRLLSGRVYWWNLPDLLPPLAFLGVPLLLAVLGLAARRWFGVALAVGALALGWSCNGVYASALWHRPGPVPADAIRVYSWNTFYWEQSPGAPPDADAFYAHLHAQRADVYLLQEFLYLEPDWSPLPVPDNGRLRTEFPGWHVAISGELVTVSRYPITTHREVDLRPFLERPWPDLPPADTLMPAYYTVKTLRTDLQVGGRALSVYNAHLPVPVVTLPLRDPDTARDALARYDVRQASFRALAVDVAGNDQPILLAGDLNTSPAMGDRRRLPPGLDDANDGLYPYSWQRFGLPLWRLDWAFGKGIEVHRCELVSPQGGSDHRGQLITLTL